The DNA sequence GGCGAGCTCGTGACCCGTACGCCGGTCATGATCGAGGACAGGGGATGCGGGCTCTCCGCGCCGAACAAGCATCCATGAAGAACTGTTCAGCCCCCATAGGTATTTTTGATTCAGGCATCGGCGGTCTCACGGTCCTCAAGGAGATATCCCGGATACTGCCGCAGGAGCGTATCATCTATCTCGGCGATACGGCGCGCGTCCCGTACGGCATCCGCTCTCCCGAGACCGTAACGCGCTATTCTTTCGAGTGCAGCGGGTTCCTGATACAGCAGGAGATAAAGCTCCTCGTGGTAGCCTGCAATACGGTGTCCGCCATCAGCCTCGCTTCGATCCGTGAGAATGTTTCGATTCCCGTGATCGGCGTCATCGAGCCCGGTGCCCGGGCCGCGGCAGCAGCGACGCGGAGCGGCAAGATCGGCATCATAGGAACGGAAACCACTATACGGAGCAGCGCCTATGTCAAAGCCATTCAGGCGCTGGATAAGGACCTGGAGGCCTTCGGCATGGCCTGCCCGCTCTTCGTCCCCCTTGTCGAAGAGGGTTGGACCGACGGCCCCATCGCCCGTATGGTGGTGGAGAAGTACCTGTCCGGCATGGTCGACAAGGAAGTGGATACGCTCGTTCTCGGCTGCACCCATTACCCGTTGCTCAAGGGCGTCATCCAGGAGGTCATGGGAGAGGTCCGCCTGATCGATTCCGCTGTCGAGACGGCGCTGGTGGTGCAGCGCATGCTCGCCGACACGGACCTGCTCGGGCCGAGCGGAGACCCGGCCCCGACGAGATTCTTCGTGACCGACTCGCCGGATAAGTTCATCGCCGTCGGCGAGCGGTTCCTGCAGAAGAGGATCGAGGACATAGACAAGATATCGTTATAGTGCCGGGTGTTGTCGAGGCATACGTTAACCACAGGATTCAGGAACTTTTACAGTAAATACGGTACCTGCAACGGAGGTGTGAATGAGGCCCGACGGACGAAGGAATGACGAGTTGCGAGCGGTGAAGATCACCCGGAATTTCATTGCTACGGCAGAGGGGTCAGTGCTGATCGAGGTCGGCAAGACGCGGGTCATCTGCACCGCATCGATAGAGGAAAAGGTGCCGCCGTTCCTGAGAGACCAGAAGAAGGGGTGGGTCACCGCTGAGTACGGAATGCTCCCCCGGTCGACACAGAACAGAATGATGCGGGAGTCCACATCCGGTAAAGTGGGGGGGCGGACCCAGGAGATCCAGCGGCTGATCGGCAGGGCGCTCAGGGCCGTCGTCGACCTCAGGCTGCTCGGAGAGCGGACGGTATGGATGGACTGCGATGTCATTCAAGCCGACGGCGGCACGAGGACGGCATCGATCACCGGTGCTTATGTAGCCTTCAGCGATGCCATAAAGTATGCCATGGCAAAAGGCATGATCGACAAGAGCCCGATAAAGGATTTCCTCGCGGCTGTCAGCGTCGGGATCATCGAGAACGAGGCGCGGCTCGATCTCTGCTATGCCGAAGACGCCGCCGCCGAAGTCGATATGAACGTCGTCATGACCGGGAGCGGAAAGATCGTTGAAATACAGGGCACTGCGGAGTCGCAGGTCTTTTCACGGCAGATGCTCGACACGATGCTGTCCCTGGCCGAAAAAGGCATAGGTGAGCTGATCGCCCTCCAGAAAGGGATAGTTTAGTATAGATATGGTAAAATAAAGAAAAAATGTACCTTTCGTGCATAACGTAGCCAGTAAAGAAGATAAAGGAAGATGAACGATGCAAAGTAAGAGTATGTATAAAAGCCTGTTTGTTTGGTTGCTCATCGGGATGGCCATGATCCTTCTCTTCAATCTCTTCAACGTGCCGCCCAAGACCGAAAAAGAGATGATCTTTTCCGACTTCATCGCCAAGGTCGAGGCAGGGGATATCGAGGAGGTCACGATCAAGGAGAATCACATAACCGGGCGCTTGAAAGACGGCAGCAAGTTCAGGACCTATGCGGCGGACTATCCCGATATGGTGAAGGAGCTGCGTGGCAAAGGTATAAAGATAACCGCCAAGCCGCCGGATCAAAACCCCTGGTATGTCAGTTTCTTCTTCTCCTGGGGACCCATCATCTTCCTCGTGCTCGTCTGGGTCGTCTTCATGCGCCAGATGCAGATGGGGGGCAACAAGGCCATGTCCTTCGGCAAGGCCAAGGCCAAGCTCGTCTCGGACAAGGCGGTGAAGATCACCTTTGCCGACGTGGCCGGCGTGGAAGAGGCGAAGTCGGAGGTCGAGGAGATCATCGAGTTCCTGAAGGACCCCCAGAAATTCTCGAAGCTCGGGGGCAAGATCCCGAAGGGCGTGCTGCTGGTCGGCCCTCCCGGAACAGGAAAGACGCTCCTCGCCAAGGCGATTGCGGGCGAGGCGGGGGTCCCCTTCTTTTCGATATCGGGCTCGGACTTCGTCGAGATGTTCGTGGGCGTCGGCGCCTCGCGGGTGAGGGACCTCTTCGACCAGGCAAAAAAGAACGCGCCCTGCATCATCTTTATCGACGAGATCGATGCCGTGGGGCGGCACCGCGGAGCGGGGCTCGGCGGCGGCCACGACGAGCGGGAACAGACCCTGAACCAGCTCCTCGTCGAGATGGACGGCTTCGAGGGCAATGAGGGCGTTATCATTATCGCGGCGACGAACAGGCCCGACGTGCTCGATCCCGCCCTCCTGAGGCCGGGACGGTTCGACCGCCAGATCGTGGTGCCGACTCCCGATGTGAAGGGCCGGCTCGAGATACTCAGGGTGCACACGAAGAATATCCCCATTTCACCCGATGTAGACCTCGAGAAGATCGCCCGCGGAACGCCGGGCTTTTCCGGCGCCGACCTCGCCAACCTGGTCAACGAGGGCGCCCTCATCGCGGCGCGCAAGTCCAAGGACAAGGTCGACATGCACGACTTCGAGTTCGCCAAGGACAAGGTCCTGATGGGCGTCGAGCGGCGGAGCATGGTGCTGAGCGCGGACGAGAAGAAGAACACCGCCTATCACGAGGCGGGCCATGCGCTCGTCGCCAAGCTGACCCCCGGCACCGACCCGATCCACAAGGTGAGCATCATCCCGCGGGGAAGGGCGCTCGGCGTGACGCAGCAGCTGCCGATCGACGACCGCTATACCTATTCGCGGGACTATCTCGAGAAGACCCTGAAGGTGCTGCTCGGCGGAAGGGCTGCGGAAGAGCTGGCCCTGAACCATATGACTACCGGCGCAGGGAACGACATCGAGCGGGCGACCGAGCTCGCGCGGAAGATGGTCACCGAATGGGGCATGAGCGAGAAGCTCGGTCCGCTCACCTTCGGCAAGAAGGACGAGCAGATTTTCCTCGGCCGCGAGATCGCGAAGCACAAGGACTACAGCGAAAAGACCGCTATCGATATCGACGAGGAGATCAGGGCGATCGTCACCCAGGCCTATCAGCGCGCAAAGGGCGTCCTGAAGGAGAACTACGGACTCCTCGAGGCGCTGGCGCAGGCCCTCCTCGAAAAGGAGACGGTGGACGGACAGGATATCGACAGGCTGATAGAAGCGGAGCGTGCGGGGAAGCCCCTCGGCGCTCTCGGCGGCGGACTCCTGGAGTCTCCTGCGGGCAGCGCCTCGTAGTCCCAGGCCCGGGGCAGGTGAAGCTGAGAGAGAATCTCTATCTGCCCCGGTAAACAGAATGAAACTCTCGTGGGCGAGCTTCTGCCTCGACTTCAGTAAGAAGACCTATATCATGGGGGTGCTCAACGCCACCCCCGATTCCTTTTCCGACGGCGGCCGCTATTTCGACCGGGAGCGGGCCGTGGATCATGCCTATCGGCTCATAGAGGACGGTGCGGATATCCTCGATATCGGCGGTGAGTCGACGCGGCCCGGCTCGGAGCCGGTCCCGGTCGATGAAGAGATACGGCGGACCGTGCCGGTCATCGAGGCTGTTGCGCGGAAGATCACCGTCCCCCTCTCGATCGATACCCGCAAGGCGGAGGTCGCGCGGCGCGCGCTCGACGCCGGGGCCTCGATGGTGAACGATATCAGCGGCCTCAGGTTCGATCCCGCTATGCCGGAGGTGGTCGCTGCCGCCCGCGTCCCGGTCGTGCTCATGCATATCAAGGGGAAACCGGAGGATATGCAGCAGCATCCTGTTTACGAGGCCCTCATCCCCGAGATCATGGATTACCTCAGGACCGGGATACGCATCGCCGGCGATGCCGGCATTCCGGAGGAGATGGTCCTCATCGATCCCGGGATCGGGTTCGGGAAGACCTTTGACCATAACCTCGAAATCCTCAACAGACTGCGTGAATTTTCCGGGTTGGGAAGACCGATTGTCATGGGAGTATCGAGAAAGGCCTTTATCGGCAAGATACTCGATAACGCCCCCGCAGCGGAGCGGGTCGAAGGCACGGCGGCAGCGGTCGCGATCTCGATAGCCAACGGAGCGCATATAGTCCGGGTGCACGACGTGAAGGAGATGGCGAAGGTCGCGAAGGTCGCCGATGCGATAACGAGAATGCGGATGCCTGTCACGGCCTGACATACCTTCACTATGTCCGGGTTACGGCATGGAGTGATCGGCTTTCGTCGGACGTGTCTGGGTTCTCTAGGGGCAAAGCAGGGTCTTGCCCCACGCCCTTGGTCATTCCTGAAGGCTGCATATTCTCTCTCAGATATCGAATTGGAGCAAACGGCTAATTCACGTCCGACGAAAGCCGATCACTCCATGCCGTAGTGCTATTTTTCATCCGAAAGGAGCGCTTATGACCGAACGGGATTTCAAGTACCGGCGCGAGGACTTCGGCCCGCTTCCGGTGACGCTGCACCATCTGACGATCTCCCTGAGCTTCTTCAGCGATTCCGTCGAGGCGACCAACTGTCTCGAGATGAGCGCGCGGCAGGAGCTCAGCGAGCTCCCTCTCGACGCCAACAGCCTCGAGATCCTCTCTGTCGAACAGGTCACAGGCCCCGAAGACCGGCAGGGGACCCCCCTGCGCTACGACTACCAGAGGGAGAGGAACAAACTGGTCGTGCTCCTGCCGCAGAGGGTTGCGCCCGGGGAGAGATTCTTCGTGAGGACGAAGACCCGCTGCTTTCCCTCCGATCACCTCCTGGAGGGGATATACAGGGATGCGACACCTCCCGGCAAGCCGCAGCAGTATATGTCACAGTGCCAGCAGTGGGGATTCCAGCGCATCATGCCGATCTTCGACGACTGCCGTGCGAAGTGCACCATGACGACGACCCTCGAAGCGGACAGCGCCTATACCCATCTCATCAGCAACGGCAACATCAGCCGCCGCACGAATCCCGGGGGAAGGCCGGCGCCCAAGCCGGGCGACCCGAAACGGCAGGTCATTACCTATGAGAATCCGCTCCCGATGGCGCCCTATCTCTTCATCGCCTGCGCCGGGACCTGGGACACCCTCGTCGACAGCGTCACCTATCCGTCGGGGAGGACGGTGCGCCTCGAGTACCTCGTGCCCCCCGGCGCGGTCGACGAGGTGCGCGTACCCATGGAGATACTGAAGGCGTCGGTGCTCTGGGTCGGCAGGACCCAGGATTACGAATACACCGGCGATACCTATCGCACCATCTGCATGAACAAATCGAATTTCGGGGGTATGGAGAACGTCGGCAACACCACGATCGTCACCGACGCCGCGCTCATCAACGAGCATACCCTCGACACGGCGCTGCTCTACGCCCATGCGGTGATCGTGCACGAATTCGAGCACAACCAGTGCGGCAGCGAGACGACCATGGATACGCCGTTCGATGTCTGGCTCAACGAAGCCTATACCGTGGATGTGGAGCGCCAGTTCATGGCCGATGTCTTCACTCCCTCCTTCGTGCGCCTGCAGCAGGTGGACAGCATCCGCAATCCTCTCCTCGGCCCCCTGGCGATCGAGGACGCAGGGCATGCCGGGAGGATCGTCCGGGAGGGATTCAACGACCCCGATGAGCTCATCGACAGCGTCACGTATGTGAAGGCCGCCGAGGTGATCAGGATGCTCCGCCTCGTCATCGGCGCCGAAGACTTCATCAAGGGCAAGACGCTCTACTTCACGCGGTATCATAACGGCAACGCCACGACGGACCAGTTCTTCGCCTGCTTCGAGGAGGCCTCGGGTATCTCCCTCGAACAATTCAAACGGCAGTGGCTCTATATCATCGGCTATCCGAAGGTGAGCGCCACGACCCATTACGATCCGTCGTCGAAGAGCTGCCGCATCCGCTTCCGGCAGGCGGTGAAACAGGACCAGCAGTCCTTTCATCTCCCCCTCGAGCTCGCACTCGTAGACCGGCAGGGGCGCGATATGCCGGGAACGCATCAGGTCTTCCAGCTGAAAGAGAGCGAAGCGGAGCTGCTGATCGAGCGGGTCGACGAGGCGCCTGCATTCGCCTCGATGAACCGGGGCTACTCCTTCTACGGCACCTTTCAGCACGAGAACGCGTCGCCCGAGGCGAGGATAGCCCAGGCGCGGCTCGACCCCGATGTCTACAACCGGATCGATGCGATGCGGCAGCTGACTGACCAGGAGCGCATCGCCCTCCTCGAGAGCCTGGATAAGGGGACTATCGGCGACGTGAGCGCGGCGTGGCTCGATCTTTACGGCGAATTCCTCGCCGATCCGGCTCTGCCTGCATCGCTCAAGGCGTACTTTCTCCGCATCGACGAGCAGCCGGTAAACCGCGCCTACAGCACCTGGTACCAGGAGCTCGTCGCCGCACGGGAAGCACTCATGAAGGCGGTGAACCGCCGTTATCGCGACCGGCTCGTCAGGGAGTTCCGGCGCATCGATACCTATTCGGCTGCGCCTGCCGCCTCACCGGGCAGCGGCATCGAAGAGCGCATGCTCAAGAACGTGCTGCTCGATCTGATCGTTATCGACGACTCTCCTGAGAGCCATCGCCTTATCCATGAGCATTTCGCTGCGGCGACTGCGGCCACTGATCGTGTTGCAGCGCTCCTCGCCCTCAACCGGAGCTCGGCCCCCCGGCGGAGGGAAGCGCTCGAAGAAGTGTACGAGAAGTGGCGTCACCATCTGAGCGGCTACGCCAATTACCTTCGCATCGTGTCGAGCGGGACCCGTGAGGATGTCTTCGACATGATCGAGGCCGAAAAGCGGCGTCCAGGGTTCGACATTACCCAGCCCACATGGAGCAGGGCGCTGTTCCTCCCCATGGCGGCAAACAACAAGATGGTCTGGACAGACCGGGGCATCGCGTGGGTTGCGGCAACGGTGGTAGAGCTGGCCCCCATCAATGCAACGACGACGGGGCGGCTGCTCACCACCTTTCAGCACGTCCGGTCATTGAAGCCCGCGCTCCGGGGGAAGGCAGCGGACGCCCTGGAGCGTATCGTCGGGAACGTTTCGCCCGAGAAGAGCCCGGCTGTTTACGGCCAGGCGAGGACGTATCTGGCGAGTGTTGCCCCGTAAGAGTGTGGAGTTATCCGGCGTCTGCCTGCGGCGCGGCAGGAGGCGCTGCAGGCTGCTGCGGCGCAGGGGCGGGTGCTGCCGGCGGCCTCACCGGCTGAGCAGCAGGGAGGGGCCTCTCATAGTACTCGACGGGGTCGAAATTCCCCAGCGGCCTGGTGAAGGTAAACTTGGCAGGGGCGACGATGAGCTGGCGGGCGGCGTTCTCCGTGCTGCCGCTTATGAGAGCAAAAGGCAGAGAGGCGATGAACACTGCGGTGCCGACGGCGATGGCGACGATCCCCACCGGTCTGACGATGAGCGTATCTGCCATGATCGAGCCTGCCCCCCCGTCAGCGGCAAAAGAGAGCGTCGAGGTGAACAGGACAGCAAGCGAGAGAATGAGGGCGATGATTGTTCTCATAGTATCCTCCATGACCCTTCGGTATCGCCGCATCCCCTGCCGGTTGAGGTGAGGGAAGGGCGCTGCGTTACTTCCATTATAGGGCAAAGGACGGGCGATCTTCAATGAGATCAAAGGGCGATCACCGGGCGGCTGCCGGTGCTTCCGCAGGGGATTTGCAATAATCCGGGGCGTCTGGTTCACTACGGTAACGGCATGCATGATACTATCCCTGTAATTTACCTGCTCGACCTCTTCGGTGTCGTCGTCTTCGCCGTCACCGGCTCCCTGGCCGCAGGGAAAAAGAGGATGGACCTCTTCGGCGCGGTGGTGCTCGCTCTCGCAACAGCGCTGGGGGGCGGAACTCTGCGCGACCTCATCCTCGGAGCGCACCCGGTCTTCTGGATCGCCGACCCGACGTATATCGTCGTAGCGTCTGTCGCCTCCATCCTGACCTTTGCGCTGGCCCGCTTCCTCGGCCCGCTCGGCAAGCTGCTCAAGGTGGCGGATGCCTTCGGGCTTGCCGTCTTCACGGTCATCGGGGTCCGCAAGGCGCTCGGCCTCGATATCGCACCCCTCATCAGCGTGATCATGGGCGTGATGACCGGCGTTGCCGGCGGCATGATACGGGATATGCTTTCGGGGGAGATCCCGCTCATCCTCCGTACCGAGATCTATGCTACCGCGTCGCTCTGCGGCGCCGCCGCCTTTGCGCTGCTCTCTCCCGTGGTCGCCTCCGAGCGCGTGGTCATTATTGCTGCGGCAGCGATCATCCTGGTCTTGCGGCTTGCCGCCATACACTGGAAGCTCTCCCTGCCCACCTTCCCGTTTTCGGAGTGAGGAGGCCCCTCACCCGGGAGGAACTCCCGCGCACTTGCATTTTGCATCCCCCTATGCTCCAATTTTATTAGAGAGGCGTTTCGCATCCTCTCTTTCGTATGAACCGCTCACGCTGCTCCAACGAATCCTCGCGCGCTGCACCCGTTTACCCGGAACGGCTTGTGTCCAGCTTCTGGATATCTCCGGCAGTGGCGCGTCCCGGCGTTTTTACGCAAGGGGGGCAGGGGCATCTTTCGTACAAGAGGAGGTACTGATGGATATTCTGGCATTGCTGAAAAAAGATCATGAAAGCGCATTGATGCTGTTCGATGAGCTCGATCAGATCATGGAACGGGGGACAAAAAAACAGGGCAGGCAGGAACATGTTTTCAACCAGCTCCGGCAGGAGCTCGAAATGCACATGCTGGGCGAGGAGGATGTCTTCTATCCGCTGCTCAGCGAGGACGAGGATACCCGTCCCATGATACAGGACGCCCTGGAGGAGCACCGGCGGGTCAAGCTCCTCCTGACCGATATCGGACGCATACCGAGGGGCGAGCGGTGGAACGACCGGCTCAAGGATTTGAGAAAGAGCGTGGAGCAGCATATCGAGGAGGAGGAGGACGATATTTTCGAGCGTGCAGAGGACCTGCTCGGGAGCGACCAGCGGGGCATTATGGGCAACCGGGTGATGGAGATCAAAGAGGAGCATATGGCTGCTTCATCACGGTAAGCGGAACGGAAGCAGGATCAGGAAAGGAGGAGACGATGAAATTCGATGAATTCCTTAAGAGGGTGCAGAGCCTTACCGGCATCGATTCGACTGGTGAGACGATGAGGGCTATCAGTGCCACCCTCGAGGTGCTCGGCCAGCGGCTGGTCAGGGGCGAGGCAGAAGACCTTGCAGCGCAGCTTCCGGCTGAGCTCCAGGCGTGCCTGCTCAAGGAGCGGGGCCCCCAGCGCTTCGAGCTCGACGAGTTCTTCAGGCGTATCGGAGAAAAGGAAGGCATCGGTCGCGACCTGGCGGAGAAGCATGCACGGGTCGTTTTAGCGATGATGACCGAGACGGTGAGCTCGGGCGAGATCAAGGATGTGCTCTCCGAGCTGCCGAAGGAGTTTCACGAGCTTTTCAAGCCCGTATCGGTGGGAGCAGCATGAGCGCCCGCCGGTTGCGCGAGAGAGGGATTATCCATCGTGTTCAATGATAGAAGGGATGCGGGAGTACAGCTCGCCGAACGGCTGAAGGAGTACCGGGACCGGCATGATGTCCTGGTGCTCGCTCTTCCGCGAGGCGGCGCGGTCACCGGCTCCGAGATCGCCTCCCGGCTCAATGCGCTCTTCGATATCATCATTGTGCGAAAGCTCGGCTTTCCCGGCCAGCCGGAGCTTGCCATAGGAGCGGTTGCGGAGACGGGTACGGTCGTTTTGAATCACGATATCATCTCGATGTTCACCATTACGGACGAGTATATCCAGGCCGAGGTCTCCCGGCAGAATGAAGAGATAGCCCGCAGGATCGAGCGCTATCGGGGCGGCGCTTCCCTTACCGGGCTCCGCGGCAAGACGGTTATTCTCGTCGACGACGGCGTCGCCACGGGCGCGACGATGAAAGCGGCGATCACCGCCCTCCGGAAAGAGGAGATCGGCCGCATGGTCGTTGCCGTTCCCGTTGCCCCGCCCGAGACGGCGGAGGTATTGAAACATATGGCCGATGAGTTCATCTGCATGGAAACGCCCCTCTCGTTCATGTCCGTAGGGAGTTACTACCGTGATTTCACCCAGGTGACCGATGAGGAGGTGGTCGCGCTGTTGCAGGAGTCGATGGCCCTCAGCGCAGCCCGGAACGGGTAAGGGAGAGAGCGGGTCCTGCCCAAGGCTATTCCGCGTAGCTCCTCCAGCGGGAATCTCACTTCGGCGCCACTTCGGCATCGACGCTATGTTCTCTTCCCTCCCGCAGGAAGATGATCCCGATACGGTTTCCCGGGCTGAGGGACTTGAGCACATTCGAAAGGTCCTTCAAACTGTTCACCGGGGCTGCGTTGATGCGTATAATGATGTCGCCCTCCTTCAGACCGCAGATCTCTGCAGCCGAGCCCGGCACGACTCCCGAGAGGCGGCACCCGGCGCCGCTGAAGGTGAAGTCCGGGATAGTGCCGAGACTCACCCGCCGTTCTCCTTTCGCCTCCGCAGCTTCGCTTCCTCTCTTACGGTCGGCCGGGGTGAGCGGCTCCGGACGGGAGGCGAGGTATTCGATCGCTTCCTTTGCTACCGATGCCGCCTTCACGAGCCCTTCTGCGTCGGTCTTGTCAGCGGTATCGGTGGGACGGTGATAGTCGGGGTGCGGTCCGCTGAAGAGCTGTATCGCGGGAATGCCCGCCTCCTCGAAGCTCACCTGGTCGCTCGCGTCGAGCCGTTCGGCAACCGCCTCGATCTCGATTCCCGTGACAAAGCCGGCGCCCCTGACGATGGGGAGCCACTCCTTTGCCGTATCGCTGCCGAGCACCAGCAGCTTCCTCTTCCCCAGGCGGCCGACGGTATCGAGGTTGATCATGGCCCGGGACGATGCAGCAGGAAAGCGTTGCTGCCGGGCGATATACTGCTTCGATCCTCTTCTGCCCGCCTCCTCGCCGCTGAAGGCGACGAAAATGACGGTCCGGTCGGGATTCGTGCTGCTGCCGAGCACGCGGGCCAGCTCCAGGAGCACCGCCACGCCGCTCGCGTTGTCGTCGGCGCCGGGATGTACTTTCCCTTTGTTGCCCTCCCGCACGTCGGGCCAGCCGAGGCCGAGGTGGTCGTAGTGCGCACCGATGACGATGCTCTGGCCGGCCCACTCCGCTCTCTTTCCGGGAAGGATGCCGACGACATTCCTGAGCGATGCCGCGGCTTCGGGCTCTCCCCCCCGTTCGCTCCAGGTCTGGAAATAGCTCTCTTCAGTCTCTCCTCCCGGCATGAGTCCCGCCTCCCTGAACCTCTCGGCGATGTGCGCTGCCGCCAGTTCGAGCCCTTCGGAGCCGAAACCCCTTCCCTTGAGCTCGTCGCCCGAAAGGAACCGCACCGTCTCCATCATGCGCTCTGAGGAGAAGACCTTCGGCAGCGCTGCCAGCGGTTCCCGGGCGGCGAGCGCGGCCCGTTCCACCCGCTTTACCGCGCCACCCCTGCCGGGCAGAAAGACGGTCATCGGCGAATCGACGACCGGCCACCGGCCTTTCGCTATATTGACGGGCTCATCGCCCTCGAAGCCGAGATAGCTGTACTTGTGATAGTGAGGGAGCTTCCGGCCGAGGCCGGGCAGCGCCTTCACGGTATCGGCGGCTATGAAGAGGAGGGCCATACTGCTGTTCTTCGCATTGCGCGCCGTCAGTACGACCGCATGGTTGCCGCGAGGAATATCGGTTGCTTCTACGCGAATACCGTTGCCCTGCGCTGATGCGCCATAGCGCTCCATGGTCTTGAGCGCCTCCGCTGCAAAACGATTCTCCCAGCCGACGACCGCTACCGCGCGGTCGGCAGGGAGCTTCCCGATCTCTGTATCGAGCTTTATCTCTGCCGTATCAGGTCCCGAGGCTGCGAGCATTCTTGCAAAATCGCGGTATCCCCGGAGCAGCGGCGCCTTGGCGGACGCGGGGAGGAGGATCAGCATCTTCCGGGCCCCGAGGGCCTGCGAAAGCGCGGGAGGGATCTCGTCGAGATCGAGCCTGCGGAAGAGATCGAACTCGGGATCGAGATCGAGCCGCACGGGGCGGGCGGGTACCGGAAGCGACAGCACGGACCGCTTCTTGCTCACGGTGACGGTCGTCTGGTAGGCGCGCTCCTGGCCTTCCAGTGTTACGGCAAGAGGAATGTTCAGGCGATAGGCCTTTCCCTCCTGGAGCTGATCGACCGAAAAGGTGAGCAGATAACCGCTCCCCTCCTTCTTCGCCTGCACCTTCCCGAGCGCGATCTGCGGCGCGCCCCGCCGGGTGACCCACTGATCGAAAAAGGACTTCAGATCTCTCCCCGAGCTCTTCTCGAAGCTCTTCCCGAGATCGGAAAAGGACGCTGCTTTAAATTTGTACGAGCGGTACAGCTCCTGCAGACCGGCGGTGAAGGCTTTATCCCCCAGTTCCCTGCGGAGCATGTGGAAGACCATGAGCGATTTACCGTAGCCGACCGCCTCCGAAGAAGAGCTGTGGCGGGAGCGGAACTCGGTCAGCGGAAGATCCCGCTCGGTAAGGACATAATCGGTGTACTTCTGGAGCGTCGTCTGGCGGTGCTCGACGCCGCTGCCCTGCTGCTCCTTGATGAGGTGGTCGGCGAGATAGGCGGTCAATCCCTCTGACCAGTTGCCCGACCGGTAGTCGGGAAAGACGCTGTTGCCCCACCAGGTATGGAGGATCTCGTGGGGGTAGGACGACGTGATGATGAAGGGGAAGCGGATGATCTTCGGCCCGAGGAGCGTAAAGGAGGGCATGCCGAAGCCGGTCTCCCAGAAATTCTCGACGAGGGCGAATTTGCGGTACGGGTAGGGGCCGATGAGCTTTTCATACAGGGTGATGTAGCGGGACGTCGCTTCGATATACTTATTCGCGAGCTCTCTGTCGGGAGTGCGGAGGAATGCCATTGCCGTGACACGTCCCGTCTGCTGTGAATACTCGGTGAAGGGCGCAGCGATCAGGTATATCGAGTCCTGGGGCTCCGGAGAATCCCACTGCACCCGGGTCGCGTTTTTCTCTTTATTATGCAGGGTGCGCGCGCCCTGGCTCACCGCATCCCATCCACCGGGCAGTTCTACCGCGGCCTTGAACGTAATGAGCTCCTCATCGAAGGCGGGGTACCAGTAGGAGCTGCCGGAGAGATAGACCCCCTCTTCGTCGATGATGCCCGGCGTATCCCGGAAGCCCCGTGCATACTCTTTCCCGTACGACTCCAGGGGATGGTGGATACTGCCGCCGTAGGCGAGCACGAAGGCCCTTGTTCCGGGAGGCGCCTCGACGCGAAACCTCTCGAGAGGAACG is a window from the Nitrospirota bacterium genome containing:
- a CDS encoding DUF3458 domain-containing protein, whose translation is MTERDFKYRREDFGPLPVTLHHLTISLSFFSDSVEATNCLEMSARQELSELPLDANSLEILSVEQVTGPEDRQGTPLRYDYQRERNKLVVLLPQRVAPGERFFVRTKTRCFPSDHLLEGIYRDATPPGKPQQYMSQCQQWGFQRIMPIFDDCRAKCTMTTTLEADSAYTHLISNGNISRRTNPGGRPAPKPGDPKRQVITYENPLPMAPYLFIACAGTWDTLVDSVTYPSGRTVRLEYLVPPGAVDEVRVPMEILKASVLWVGRTQDYEYTGDTYRTICMNKSNFGGMENVGNTTIVTDAALINEHTLDTALLYAHAVIVHEFEHNQCGSETTMDTPFDVWLNEAYTVDVERQFMADVFTPSFVRLQQVDSIRNPLLGPLAIEDAGHAGRIVREGFNDPDELIDSVTYVKAAEVIRMLRLVIGAEDFIKGKTLYFTRYHNGNATTDQFFACFEEASGISLEQFKRQWLYIIGYPKVSATTHYDPSSKSCRIRFRQAVKQDQQSFHLPLELALVDRQGRDMPGTHQVFQLKESEAELLIERVDEAPAFASMNRGYSFYGTFQHENASPEARIAQARLDPDVYNRIDAMRQLTDQERIALLESLDKGTIGDVSAAWLDLYGEFLADPALPASLKAYFLRIDEQPVNRAYSTWYQELVAAREALMKAVNRRYRDRLVREFRRIDTYSAAPAASPGSGIEERMLKNVLLDLIVIDDSPESHRLIHEHFAAATAATDRVAALLALNRSSAPRRREALEEVYEKWRHHLSGYANYLRIVSSGTREDVFDMIEAEKRRPGFDITQPTWSRALFLPMAANNKMVWTDRGIAWVAATVVELAPINATTTGRLLTTFQHVRSLKPALRGKAADALERIVGNVSPEKSPAVYGQARTYLASVAP
- a CDS encoding trimeric intracellular cation channel family protein, whose product is MHDTIPVIYLLDLFGVVVFAVTGSLAAGKKRMDLFGAVVLALATALGGGTLRDLILGAHPVFWIADPTYIVVASVASILTFALARFLGPLGKLLKVADAFGLAVFTVIGVRKALGLDIAPLISVIMGVMTGVAGGMIRDMLSGEIPLILRTEIYATASLCGAAAFALLSPVVASERVVIIAAAAIILVLRLAAIHWKLSLPTFPFSE
- a CDS encoding hemerythrin domain-containing protein, whose protein sequence is MDILALLKKDHESALMLFDELDQIMERGTKKQGRQEHVFNQLRQELEMHMLGEEDVFYPLLSEDEDTRPMIQDALEEHRRVKLLLTDIGRIPRGERWNDRLKDLRKSVEQHIEEEEDDIFERAEDLLGSDQRGIMGNRVMEIKEEHMAASSR
- a CDS encoding DUF2267 domain-containing protein → MKFDEFLKRVQSLTGIDSTGETMRAISATLEVLGQRLVRGEAEDLAAQLPAELQACLLKERGPQRFELDEFFRRIGEKEGIGRDLAEKHARVVLAMMTETVSSGEIKDVLSELPKEFHELFKPVSVGAA
- a CDS encoding phosphoribosyltransferase, which translates into the protein MFNDRRDAGVQLAERLKEYRDRHDVLVLALPRGGAVTGSEIASRLNALFDIIIVRKLGFPGQPELAIGAVAETGTVVLNHDIISMFTITDEYIQAEVSRQNEEIARRIERYRGGASLTGLRGKTVILVDDGVATGATMKAAITALRKEEIGRMVVAVPVAPPETAEVLKHMADEFICMETPLSFMSVGSYYRDFTQVTDEEVVALLQESMALSAARNG